In Elaeis guineensis isolate ETL-2024a chromosome 1, EG11, whole genome shotgun sequence, a genomic segment contains:
- the LOC140859653 gene encoding uncharacterized protein yields the protein MDHYFGWYEMSEARRVRFARMKLVRQARLYWESVECLLNQRRQDPIETWDEMKEKLREKYLPTSYQQRLLDQWQRFTQGNRLVIEYIARFDEYLMRCGVAEDRVVTLSRFRAGLREDIQRELFLREVTTLEQAYQLALDLERFSRYSILRRPEPSRVTPSGSRPNINQTLSNGPPLTNSIGRKEDKGKGAIGELSKESSSRFYCFKYHGYSHFAAQFPNRSLIIEELEGETLENIEEEVYEADPDLVEQFESTEDILGYAAPESDLRLGVVRYVLAQTKKSEDWRRISIFHTFIKFGDKIYKMIIDSGSCINAISTDTIKRLGLTPVDHPSPYTVSWIDSSSIPIKFRCHVLI from the coding sequence ATGGatcactattttggatggtacgaaatgtctgaagcaaggagagttaggtttgctaggatgaaattggttAGGCAAGCTCGACTTTATTGGGAAAGTGTTGAGtgtcttctcaatcagagaagacaagatccgatagaaacctgggatgagatgaaagaaaaactcagagagaagtacctccccacctcttatcaacaaagacttttagatcaatggcagaggtttactcaagggaatagattAGTCATCGAATATATCGCGAggtttgatgaatacctcatgagatgtggagtagccgaagatagggttgttaccttatctagatttagagctggattacgagaggatattcagcgtgagctctttctgcgagaggtaaccacgttggaacaagcttatcaacttgccttagacttggagagattttctagatattcgattctccgtcgtcctgaacctagccgagtaaccccttctggatcgagacctaatattaatcaaactcttagtaacggacctccacttacaaattctattgggagaaaagaagataaaggaaaaggagctataggagagttatcaaaagaaaGTAGTTCTCGATTCTATTGCTTCAAATACCATGGTTACAGTCATTTTGCTGCACAATTCCCCAACCGATCATTAATcatagaagaattagaaggagaaactctagaaaatattgaggaggaagtttatgaagctgatccagatttagtcgagcaatttgagagtactgaggacatcctaggttatgccgCACCCGAGTCAGatcttaggcttggagtcgttaggtatgtcctagcacaaactaagaaaagtgaagactggcgtaggatctctattttccataccttcataaaatttggcgataaaatttataagatgatcattgatagcggtagctgtatcaacgctATCTCCACCGACACgattaagcgattaggattaactcctgtggatcatcccagtccatacactgtgtcttggattgattcctcttctattcccatcaaatttagatgtcaTGTGCTCATCTAG